In the Chroococcidiopsis sp. SAG 2025 genome, one interval contains:
- a CDS encoding IS701 family transposase, protein MKDQVPAAMPQCFENWCRRFDDVFSRQKQRQEFRVYLGGLLGESQRKNLSQLVTNTVDGSYNSLRHFLNNAPWDEVKLNNRRLEVMHQCRQTTPSQGFTLIVDDSGHRKSGAATDGVGRQYIGEIGKTDNGIVLLTTYLYDGVRRLPLDVALYQHASLFEQGKADPNFQKKPDLALDLVDQCLKRGYRPGVTVIDAGYGNNTPFLKQLESRNLTYVAAIAKNRQVTAQTSGDESARKQGLEAIAQTLAVEQFTPVQLNLEQPRTVWVALLPVHVPKLEGTRWLAIQLNASSFEQATEVDYFLTNASDNQVSAAWVAQTYSARNWVEVFYREAKGWLGLSEYQVRDALSMKRHWVLVFIAYTFILWHQLTGGFRRRWATKPLQTFAEALEAFRTAVEFRLVRWLNEHVDVFASHRAKFGYIWA, encoded by the coding sequence GTGAAAGATCAAGTACCAGCAGCGATGCCGCAGTGCTTTGAGAACTGGTGTCGTCGGTTTGATGATGTATTTTCGCGTCAGAAGCAGCGGCAGGAATTTCGTGTTTATCTAGGGGGACTGCTGGGTGAGAGTCAGCGCAAAAACCTGAGCCAACTGGTCACAAATACAGTAGATGGCTCCTACAACAGCCTCAGACATTTTCTCAACAATGCCCCTTGGGATGAAGTCAAGCTAAATAATCGGCGGTTGGAGGTGATGCACCAGTGTCGCCAGACGACCCCGAGTCAAGGTTTCACATTGATTGTAGATGATTCGGGACATCGCAAAAGTGGTGCGGCTACTGATGGGGTAGGACGGCAGTACATTGGGGAGATTGGCAAGACTGACAATGGTATTGTGCTGCTGACTACCTACTTGTATGATGGAGTGCGACGTCTGCCGTTAGATGTTGCACTCTATCAACACGCAAGTTTATTCGAGCAAGGCAAGGCAGACCCCAACTTCCAGAAAAAACCTGACCTGGCTCTAGACTTGGTTGACCAATGCTTGAAGCGCGGTTATCGACCGGGTGTGACTGTAATTGATGCAGGCTACGGTAATAACACGCCTTTTCTCAAGCAGTTGGAGTCGAGAAACCTAACTTACGTGGCAGCAATCGCCAAAAACCGCCAAGTTACTGCTCAAACATCAGGTGATGAGTCTGCTCGTAAGCAGGGATTAGAAGCTATTGCTCAAACCTTGGCAGTGGAGCAGTTCACACCTGTGCAACTCAATCTGGAGCAGCCCCGGACAGTTTGGGTGGCGCTGTTACCAGTTCACGTTCCGAAGCTCGAAGGCACTCGCTGGCTGGCGATTCAACTCAATGCCTCTAGTTTCGAGCAAGCGACGGAGGTGGATTACTTTCTCACCAATGCCTCTGACAACCAAGTCAGTGCGGCTTGGGTAGCTCAAACATATTCTGCTCGCAACTGGGTGGAGGTCTTCTATCGAGAAGCCAAGGGCTGGTTGGGTTTGAGTGAGTATCAAGTTCGGGATGCTCTGAGTATGAAGCGTCATTGGGTTTTAGTGTTCATCGCTTACACCTTCATCCTTTGGCATCAGTTGACCGGCGGATTCCGCAGACGTTGGGCAACCAAACCCTTACAAACCTTTGCCGAAGCATTGGAGGCATTCCGCACCGCAGTCGAGTTTCGTTTGGTCCGCTGGCTTAATGAGCATGTTGATGTATTTGCCTCTCACAGAGCTAAGTTCGGCTATATTTGGGCTTAG
- a CDS encoding IS4 family transposase codes for MEQAIAKTKVCEQRKRSLPAQLVICLVIAMSLWSRDSMRDVLKNLIDGLSEAWVKVGKYWRVFCKSAITQARQRLSPRVMSQLFHQLVRPMASTDTKGAFLNGLRIVVIDRTCFDLPDSDENARVFGRPSSRPGTQAAFPKLRLVILVEAGTHLIFDALMCPYRIGERVRALRLLRSVSSGMLLMWDRGLHSYAMVQATVTTGSDYLGRIPANVKFLCEEPLADGSYLSWIYPPAKFRSKACQPIQVRVIEYTIGNTDNPEEQLRYRLITSLLELEKFPAQLLAIEYHQRWEVENTIDELKVHLSGRKTHIRSQKPREVVQEVYGWLLGHWAVRLLMFQAAKSAGITPLRLSFTGTLRVIRRAIPKFQRLQSQELPFF; via the coding sequence ATCGAGCAAGCGATCGCTAAAACTAAAGTTTGTGAACAACGTAAACGCTCGTTACCAGCACAATTGGTAATTTGTTTGGTAATTGCGATGAGTCTGTGGTCACGAGATTCGATGAGAGATGTGCTGAAAAACTTAATTGATGGGCTGAGCGAAGCATGGGTGAAAGTGGGGAAATACTGGCGAGTTTTTTGTAAATCAGCAATAACGCAAGCCCGACAACGATTAAGTCCAAGGGTGATGAGTCAATTGTTCCATCAACTGGTGCGACCAATGGCTAGCACCGATACCAAAGGAGCATTTCTCAATGGATTGCGAATTGTGGTAATTGATCGGACTTGCTTCGATCTGCCAGACAGCGATGAAAATGCGAGAGTTTTTGGTCGTCCGAGCAGCCGTCCTGGCACACAAGCCGCATTTCCCAAACTGCGATTAGTCATTTTGGTAGAAGCAGGAACACATTTAATCTTTGATGCATTGATGTGTCCATATCGAATAGGAGAACGAGTGCGGGCATTAAGATTATTACGCTCCGTGAGTTCAGGGATGTTGTTGATGTGGGACAGAGGGTTACATTCTTATGCAATGGTGCAAGCAACTGTCACAACTGGTAGCGATTATTTAGGAAGAATTCCCGCAAATGTCAAGTTTTTGTGCGAAGAACCACTGGCGGATGGTTCTTATCTGAGTTGGATTTATCCACCTGCTAAATTCCGCTCAAAAGCTTGCCAGCCCATACAAGTCCGAGTGATTGAATACACAATTGGTAATACCGACAACCCAGAGGAACAACTAAGATATCGCTTAATTACCAGCTTATTGGAATTGGAGAAATTTCCGGCTCAACTACTGGCGATTGAATATCATCAACGCTGGGAAGTAGAAAATACTATTGATGAACTCAAAGTACATTTATCAGGACGAAAAACTCATATTCGCTCTCAAAAACCGCGTGAAGTTGTGCAGGAAGTTTACGGGTGGTTGTTAGGACACTGGGCTGTGCGGTTATTGATGTTTCAAGCTGCAAAGAGCGCGGGTATCACTCCTTTGCGTCTGAGTTTCACTGGGACATTGCGAGTTATTCGTCGTGCTATCCCGAAATTTCAACGCTTGCAATCACAAGAACTCCCCTTTTTTTAA
- a CDS encoding filamentous hemagglutinin N-terminal domain-containing protein, whose product MTRIFWREALRLGLVSVVLGSAIACGNHALAQVPPDSQIRPDNTLGVDNSTVNSSPDGIDTISGGATRGSNLFHSFDQFSIPNGRAALFDNGANIQNILTRVTGSSISEIDGILAARGTANLFLLNPNGIIFGQNASLNIGGSFIATTASRIDFADGTQFSATPGTTGAPLLTVSVPLGLQFGTNPGNIVNRASSVGLQVNAGRILGLIGGNVNLEGGRLIARGGRIELGAVAAPGIVGINTDNSGFRFSFPTDLALGDISLTNDSFVDVAAGGGGNIAVNANNLSLFGGSEINSGIAANQGTVDAIAGNIDINAGAITIDGQNQAGFSSGFFNNVSRGSTGKGGDINVRTSSLSMTNRGAIAASTFGIGDAGNVNITASDRIALDSGSIIFSRVRETARGNGGNLTFAARSLSLTNDSELTTGTLGLGNAGNIQANVGDSLSIEGGSSLEATSASQGNSGNITITAGGLVSIDGGVSGSLSAISSLMLPTAEFEGVRQGGDINITARSLSVTNAAQIATTTVGQGNAGNIRVDVTDDVSILGNSAAIQAISGSAGNAGNITVNAGDRIVLDGSSGIFSAVTQFGQFRGDGEGGDIKIAARSLSISNGAQIGASSQGRGNAGNIQIDIADSLDASGKSFIQAFSNGEGNAGNITINAGDRVAFSGTGSRSDPSGIISSIEENTPRSDRRAGDINITARALFLSDGTLLETSARNSGNAGNIQLNLSDSVSINSGALLRAISSSPGNSGNISITAGGLVSVDGVGTDGEASLVINGLAPTTEFEGSRQGGDIKITARSLSITNQAQIGTSTFGQGNAGNIQVDVADDISIGAGSSLQALSVAKGNAGNITVTAGDRISLDGTGGIFTAIAQFEQFRGEGEGGDINITARSLSLTNGAELNTSNIVQGSAGNIDIDVRSLEVERGNIFAITTSGDGGNIQLRASKGIRLRNNSQISTTAGTDRQPGNGGNITINTPLVIANSDGNNDITANAFLGSGGRVDITADSIVGFTPLSRQELQALLGTDDPTQLDPSRLPSNDITAISQTNPSLSGTVTFNAADIDPSRDIVELPTGLVDASTLVATGCPSGAENRFAVTGRGGLPPAPGDRLSPDALLTDWASLQTPETENRAAVEPTIPKADRTATTPVEPIQEVTSWQFDRDGKVILTTAPSATTRGYNSIRFI is encoded by the coding sequence ATGACGCGAATTTTTTGGCGTGAGGCACTCAGGCTAGGATTAGTTAGTGTAGTGCTAGGAAGTGCGATTGCTTGTGGGAATCATGCGCTAGCTCAAGTGCCACCAGATAGCCAAATTAGACCTGATAATACTCTAGGCGTAGATAATTCCACAGTCAACTCCAGCCCAGATGGTATAGATACAATTTCTGGTGGAGCCACGCGGGGAAGTAATTTATTTCATAGCTTCGACCAATTTTCCATCCCCAATGGACGAGCAGCTTTATTTGACAACGGAGCAAATATTCAAAATATCCTCACCAGAGTCACAGGCAGCTCCATATCTGAGATTGACGGCATTTTAGCCGCAAGAGGCACGGCTAATTTATTCCTCCTCAATCCCAACGGGATTATTTTCGGTCAAAATGCCAGCTTAAATATCGGTGGCTCCTTCATTGCTACAACAGCTAGCAGGATCGACTTTGCCGATGGCACGCAGTTTAGCGCTACACCAGGTACAACGGGTGCGCCACTACTAACTGTCAGCGTTCCCTTGGGTTTGCAATTTGGCACAAATCCAGGGAATATTGTCAATCGTGCTAGTAGTGTCGGTTTACAGGTAAATGCTGGCAGAATTCTAGGATTAATTGGTGGCAACGTCAACTTAGAAGGTGGTCGATTAATTGCTAGAGGTGGACGTATAGAATTAGGTGCAGTTGCTGCCCCAGGTATCGTAGGAATCAATACAGATAATAGTGGTTTCCGCTTCAGCTTCCCTACAGATTTAGCCCTTGGAGATATATCGCTGACGAATGATTCTTTTGTTGATGTGGCGGCTGGAGGTGGCGGTAATATTGCCGTCAATGCCAACAACTTGAGTCTTTTTGGAGGCAGTGAAATTAATTCCGGCATTGCCGCAAATCAAGGAACGGTCGATGCTATAGCAGGGAATATAGACATTAATGCTGGTGCTATTACCATTGACGGACAAAACCAAGCAGGGTTTTCCAGTGGATTCTTTAACAATGTGAGCCGAGGTAGTACGGGTAAAGGTGGCGACATTAATGTTAGAACTAGTTCGCTATCGATGACCAACAGAGGCGCGATCGCTGCCAGCACTTTTGGTATTGGTGATGCAGGCAATGTGAATATCACTGCAAGCGATCGCATTGCCTTGGACAGCGGTAGCATTATTTTCAGCAGAGTTAGAGAAACAGCTAGGGGTAACGGTGGTAATCTCACGTTTGCTGCGCGATCGCTGTCTTTGACCAATGACTCCGAACTGACAACCGGTACTCTCGGACTAGGCAATGCAGGCAACATTCAAGCGAATGTCGGTGATTCTTTATCGATAGAGGGTGGCTCATCTCTGGAAGCAACTTCTGCCAGCCAAGGCAACTCTGGCAATATTACGATTACCGCTGGCGGACTCGTCTCCATTGACGGAGGAGTGAGTGGCAGTCTGAGTGCAATTAGTAGCCTTATGTTACCAACAGCAGAGTTTGAAGGCGTTCGCCAAGGTGGAGATATTAACATCACAGCCCGATCTCTATCTGTCACAAACGCAGCGCAAATTGCTACCACAACCGTAGGACAAGGCAATGCAGGCAACATCCGAGTAGATGTGACAGATGATGTGAGCATACTGGGTAATTCTGCGGCAATACAAGCAATTTCTGGTAGCGCTGGTAACGCTGGTAATATCACAGTCAATGCTGGCGATCGCATTGTTCTAGACGGTAGTAGTGGAATTTTTAGTGCCGTAACGCAGTTCGGTCAATTTCGCGGCGACGGTGAAGGAGGTGATATTAAGATCGCAGCGCGATCGCTATCCATATCAAATGGTGCGCAAATCGGTGCTTCATCTCAAGGGCGAGGAAATGCTGGCAATATTCAGATTGACATAGCTGATTCGCTTGATGCTAGTGGCAAATCATTTATCCAAGCTTTTTCTAACGGTGAAGGCAATGCAGGTAATATCACCATCAATGCAGGCGATCGTGTTGCTTTTAGCGGTACGGGGTCTAGAAGCGATCCGAGTGGAATTATCAGCTCTATCGAGGAAAACACGCCTAGAAGCGATCGCCGAGCGGGTGATATTAATATCACAGCGCGAGCGCTATTTTTATCAGACGGAACGTTGCTAGAAACCTCAGCTCGCAATTCAGGCAATGCTGGCAATATTCAACTGAATTTAAGTGATTCGGTCTCGATTAACAGCGGCGCACTTCTCAGAGCTATTTCTAGCAGTCCAGGCAACTCAGGCAATATTAGCATCACTGCTGGCGGTCTTGTCAGTGTAGATGGAGTGGGAACTGATGGCGAAGCCAGTCTTGTTATCAACGGTTTGGCTCCAACCACTGAGTTTGAGGGCAGTCGCCAAGGCGGAGACATTAAGATTACGGCGCGATCGTTGTCAATAACTAATCAAGCACAAATCGGCACTTCAACTTTTGGGCAAGGAAATGCAGGCAACATTCAAGTAGATGTTGCAGATGATATTTCAATTGGTGCGGGTTCCTCTTTACAAGCGCTTTCAGTTGCCAAGGGAAATGCAGGTAATATAACAGTGACTGCTGGCGATCGCATTTCTTTGGATGGCACGGGTGGTATCTTCACTGCTATAGCACAGTTCGAGCAGTTTCGGGGTGAAGGTGAAGGTGGTGACATCAATATTACAGCGCGATCGCTATCTTTAACTAATGGCGCTGAATTGAATACCAGTAACATAGTACAGGGTAGTGCGGGCAACATTGATATAGATGTTCGCTCGCTCGAGGTTGAGCGAGGCAACATCTTTGCCATCACTACTTCAGGCGATGGTGGGAACATTCAACTACGAGCTAGCAAAGGAATACGACTGCGCAATAACAGTCAAATATCAACCACAGCAGGGACGGATCGACAACCTGGTAATGGGGGTAATATCACAATTAATACTCCCCTCGTCATTGCTAATTCTGATGGCAATAACGATATCACTGCTAATGCTTTTCTTGGCAGTGGTGGTAGGGTCGATATTACAGCCGATAGTATCGTTGGATTCACGCCACTCTCGCGACAGGAACTCCAGGCTTTGTTGGGAACTGACGATCCGACACAGTTAGATCCTAGCCGCCTGCCCAGTAACGACATCACCGCAATTTCTCAAACTAATCCTTCTCTCAGTGGAACTGTTACTTTCAATGCTGCCGATATCGATCCCAGCCGCGATATTGTAGAACTTCCTACGGGATTGGTCGATGCTTCCACATTAGTCGCAACTGGGTGTCCTTCGGGAGCGGAGAATCGCTTTGCTGTCACTGGACGCGGCGGCTTACCTCCCGCACCAGGCGATCGACTCAGTCCCGATGCTCTCCTCACGGATTGGGCAAGTTTGCAAACGCCGGAAACTGAAAATCGTGCCGCAGTAGAGCCAACTATTCCCAAGGCAGATCGGACGGCAACAACTCCTGTAGAACCTATTCAGGAAGTCACGTCTTGGCAATTCGATCGCGATGGCAAGGTAATCCTGACGACTGCACCCTCAGCCACCACTCGCGGATATAATTCAATACGGTTCATTTAA
- a CDS encoding EAL domain-containing protein, whose product MAGSSAAKISAASMVDREIIQISRALSATYDLRVVFLSLAIAIFGAYTALDLVGQVIYARGIARKFWTVGGAIALGISVWAMHFVAMLAYQLPIPISYNFEIVLLSMVVAIAFAGLGLFLVSRLPLKWLLLASGSFFVGLATIGMHYTAMHAMLVAAEPTYDLRFVAFSNLCALCLSFCGLWLTFHPTAKVLVPAESWRKLGSAILAGTAIDGMHYLAMAGVNFYPSVQKLSTMPAGIDNYVLAITIGVATLAILLLGGLASFFGQQLRAEIARVEAIRESEKRYQELFELAPDAYFSLTPDGTIQSANQFSAEYLGYSQEELIGNSAWMTVYEADLPWAQQWMESMFRDRVTTSEIELRKVRKDGSVFWIRERSKLILDAMGTPVGLNTICRDITQLKQVEEQLRQNAFHDPLTGLPNRVLFMDRLQLAIEHHKRHPEDFFAVLFLDLNRFKVINDSLGHLLGDRLLKAIGDRLKECLRPIDTVARLGGDEFTILIEDITDVSDAIRVAERVNTALAVPFHLDGQEVFTAASIGIALSSTGYDNSEDVLRDADLAMYRAKSQGTSSYQIFNPEMHARAVALLQLETDLRNAVERQEFRLYYQPIISLATGRIVGFEALIRWQHPQYGLQNPSQFIHAAEEAGLINRMCQWVLYTACAQLAQWQRQFPAIAPLTMSVNISGKQFSQPQLSQQVQQALQDTELSAECLHLEITEGAIMDGAGAAPDLLWQLRNLGVQLWIDDFGTGYSSLGRLYHFPIHGLKVDRSFVTQIESADNAPLVETILTLARQLELEVTAEGVETATQLTRLRALQSEYAQGYFFSPAVDGEAATALLSQNLQW is encoded by the coding sequence ATGGCAGGATCTTCTGCTGCCAAAATCTCAGCAGCAAGTATGGTAGATCGGGAAATAATTCAGATAAGTAGAGCCTTAAGCGCCACCTACGATCTGCGGGTGGTTTTTCTTTCGCTAGCGATCGCGATTTTTGGCGCTTACACAGCGCTAGATTTGGTGGGACAAGTGATTTATGCGCGGGGAATTGCACGGAAATTTTGGACGGTTGGCGGCGCGATCGCTTTAGGAATTAGTGTCTGGGCAATGCATTTTGTTGCCATGCTTGCCTATCAATTACCAATTCCTATCTCTTACAACTTTGAAATCGTTTTACTGTCAATGGTAGTGGCGATCGCATTTGCTGGTTTGGGGCTGTTCCTCGTCAGTCGCCTACCGTTGAAATGGCTGTTGTTAGCGTCTGGCAGTTTTTTTGTCGGGCTGGCGACGATCGGGATGCATTACACTGCCATGCACGCGATGTTGGTAGCAGCAGAACCAACCTACGATCTGCGGTTCGTTGCTTTTTCTAATTTGTGTGCGCTTTGTTTATCCTTTTGTGGCTTGTGGCTGACATTTCATCCGACTGCTAAAGTTCTGGTTCCGGCTGAGAGTTGGCGCAAGCTGGGAAGTGCCATCTTAGCAGGAACTGCAATTGATGGGATGCATTATCTGGCGATGGCGGGAGTCAATTTCTATCCCAGTGTCCAAAAATTAAGCACGATGCCTGCTGGCATTGATAACTACGTGCTGGCAATTACGATTGGTGTTGCAACTTTGGCGATCTTATTATTGGGTGGCTTGGCTTCTTTTTTTGGTCAACAACTCAGAGCAGAAATCGCCAGAGTTGAAGCAATACGAGAAAGTGAAAAGCGATATCAAGAATTATTTGAGCTGGCTCCCGATGCCTATTTTTCCCTGACACCTGATGGCACAATCCAATCGGCAAATCAGTTTAGTGCTGAGTATTTAGGCTATAGCCAAGAAGAACTAATCGGTAATTCGGCTTGGATGACAGTTTACGAAGCCGATCTTCCTTGGGCGCAGCAGTGGATGGAGAGCATGTTTCGCGACAGAGTGACGACGAGTGAAATCGAACTGCGAAAAGTGCGTAAAGATGGCTCGGTGTTTTGGATTCGCGAACGCAGCAAATTAATTTTAGACGCAATGGGGACACCTGTAGGGCTGAATACGATTTGCCGCGACATCACCCAATTGAAACAAGTAGAAGAACAATTGCGGCAGAATGCGTTTCACGATCCGCTCACGGGTTTACCCAATCGCGTGCTGTTTATGGATCGCTTGCAATTAGCGATCGAGCATCACAAAAGGCATCCAGAAGATTTTTTCGCCGTTTTGTTTCTAGACTTAAACCGCTTTAAAGTCATTAACGATAGTTTAGGGCATTTACTGGGCGATCGCTTACTCAAGGCGATCGGCGATCGCCTTAAAGAATGTCTGCGTCCTATAGATACGGTAGCGCGGCTCGGGGGAGACGAATTTACAATTCTGATCGAGGATATTACCGATGTTAGCGATGCAATTCGCGTTGCCGAACGAGTCAATACTGCGCTTGCTGTCCCGTTTCATTTAGATGGACAGGAAGTTTTCACCGCTGCCAGTATTGGTATTGCCTTGAGTAGCACTGGTTATGACAACTCCGAAGACGTACTGCGAGATGCCGATCTTGCCATGTATCGCGCCAAAAGTCAGGGAACGTCAAGCTATCAGATATTTAACCCTGAAATGCACGCTAGGGCAGTAGCACTGTTGCAATTGGAAACAGATCTGAGAAATGCTGTGGAACGACAAGAGTTTCGCCTGTACTATCAACCAATTATCTCGCTAGCTACAGGTAGAATTGTCGGTTTTGAGGCTTTGATTCGCTGGCAACATCCCCAATACGGTTTGCAAAACCCCAGCCAATTTATCCACGCTGCAGAGGAGGCGGGACTGATTAACCGCATGTGTCAGTGGGTACTCTACACGGCTTGCGCTCAATTAGCTCAGTGGCAAAGGCAATTTCCCGCGATCGCACCTTTAACGATGAGTGTAAATATTTCTGGCAAGCAGTTCAGTCAACCCCAGCTCAGCCAGCAAGTACAGCAAGCTTTACAGGATACAGAATTAAGTGCCGAATGCTTGCACCTAGAGATTACTGAAGGCGCAATTATGGATGGAGCCGGAGCCGCACCCGATCTCCTCTGGCAGTTACGAAATTTAGGCGTGCAATTATGGATCGATGACTTTGGCACGGGATACTCATCTCTAGGGCGGCTCTACCACTTTCCGATTCACGGTTTAAAGGTCGATCGCTCCTTTGTCACACAAATTGAAAGCGCTGACAACGCCCCCCTTGTGGAAACTATCCTCACTCTCGCTCGCCAACTCGAACTAGAGGTGACAGCCGAAGGAGTAGAAACCGCAACACAACTTACCCGACTGCGAGCTTTACAGTCGGAATACGCGCAAGGCTACTTTTTCTCTCCTGCTGTAGATGGAGAAGCAGCAACAGCCTTACTGAGTCAAAATCTTCAGTGGTAA
- a CDS encoding ROK family protein, giving the protein MNLILALDFGGTKHAAAVVASGEKHQLSDKKAFSPLNPHAQSDLEIMFSLARKLLAGREPTAIGVSFGGPVDAASGKVRLSHHVSGWENIPLQEILEREFGAPASVDNDANVAALGEHRYGAGMGYNSLLYITVSTGVGGGWILNDRPWRGIEGMAGEIGHVVVDPTGPVCLCGKRGCLERLASGPYIAQQTKDRLNLHPDKGKLLRSLCHDNLDEITGLMVSQAATQGDEIAIEALETAGWALGVAIGNVANLINPQRFILGGSVTKAGDRFWNAIHRVARATALPEVHFEIVPAALGDKAPLWGAVALAEDLLMREQGAGSREQGEES; this is encoded by the coding sequence ATGAATCTAATTCTGGCGCTAGATTTTGGTGGAACTAAACACGCGGCGGCGGTTGTAGCTTCAGGAGAAAAACACCAGCTGAGTGACAAAAAGGCTTTTTCACCGCTAAATCCTCATGCTCAATCCGATCTAGAAATAATGTTTAGTCTGGCACGGAAACTGTTAGCAGGTAGAGAACCAACGGCAATCGGTGTCAGCTTTGGTGGACCTGTGGATGCTGCAAGCGGTAAAGTCAGACTGTCGCACCACGTCAGCGGGTGGGAGAATATACCTTTACAGGAGATCCTAGAGCGAGAATTTGGCGCTCCTGCCAGTGTGGACAACGATGCTAATGTTGCAGCTTTGGGCGAACATCGCTATGGTGCGGGGATGGGTTATAACAGTTTGCTCTATATTACTGTCAGCACGGGTGTAGGTGGAGGCTGGATTCTCAACGATCGCCCTTGGCGGGGAATAGAAGGAATGGCAGGGGAGATCGGGCATGTAGTCGTCGATCCGACTGGTCCTGTCTGTTTGTGCGGTAAGCGCGGATGCTTAGAAAGACTGGCTTCGGGTCCCTACATCGCCCAACAAACCAAGGATCGGTTAAACTTACATCCAGATAAAGGTAAGCTGTTGCGATCGCTTTGTCACGATAACCTTGATGAGATTACTGGACTGATGGTCAGTCAAGCCGCTACCCAAGGAGATGAAATCGCAATCGAGGCATTAGAAACAGCGGGTTGGGCTTTAGGAGTAGCAATTGGCAACGTCGCCAACCTCATCAATCCCCAACGGTTCATTTTAGGTGGTAGCGTCACCAAAGCAGGCGATCGCTTTTGGAATGCTATCCACCGCGTAGCGCGAGCCACAGCATTACCCGAAGTCCACTTCGAGATCGTCCCCGCCGCCTTGGGAGATAAAGCACCACTTTGGGGTGCAGTCGCTTTAGCAGAAGATTTACTGATGAGGGAGCAGGGAGCAGGGAGCAGAGAGCAGGGGGAAGAGAGCTGA
- a CDS encoding NAD(P)H-hydrate dehydratase produces MLPERSRRKQIEQVVVTAEQMRQIEARIFAAGMPVAALMEKVGGSIARRVQTLYPCSQIRRVGVLVGPGHNGGDALVVARELHFQGYEVLLYRPIAKLKELTDRHAQYVKSLGIPHVEAIAPLQDCDLLIDGLFGFGMERHITEPIASEIHQLDRWSVPILSIDLPSGLHTDTGEVLGKAVKATRTFCLGLWKQGLLQDRALEYIGTAELIDFDIPTADIHAVLEAPKVKRVTSDLAIATLPLTRPPVTHKYKQGHLLLICGSRRYAGGALLTALGARASGVGMLSIAVPESIKPILNAQLPEALVVGCPETDNGAIAQLDLPEGTDLESFQAIACGPGLTLEATPIIQGVLNNDCPLVLDADGLNILAILGTQKLSRRSSPTVLTPHAGEFKRLFPDAPSPMQDRISAVREAAQTSKAVVLLKGARTAIANPSGQVWINPESTPALARGGSGDVLTGLLGGLLAQATAQHISVDAIAACAAWWHSQAGILAERERTQIGVDAFTLTQFLIPVLHQSVG; encoded by the coding sequence TTGCTACCAGAACGATCTAGACGCAAACAAATTGAGCAAGTCGTAGTTACGGCTGAGCAGATGCGCCAGATTGAGGCGCGGATATTTGCTGCGGGAATGCCTGTAGCGGCTTTGATGGAAAAGGTAGGGGGATCGATCGCCCGACGAGTGCAGACATTATATCCCTGTTCGCAGATACGACGGGTCGGCGTGCTGGTAGGACCAGGACATAATGGTGGTGATGCTTTAGTGGTGGCGCGAGAGTTACATTTCCAAGGGTATGAAGTTCTCCTCTACCGTCCGATCGCCAAATTAAAAGAATTAACCGATCGACACGCACAGTATGTTAAGAGTTTGGGCATTCCACATGTTGAGGCGATCGCTCCCTTGCAAGATTGTGACTTGTTAATCGATGGCTTATTTGGGTTTGGCATGGAACGCCACATCACCGAGCCAATCGCCTCAGAGATTCACCAACTCGACCGCTGGTCTGTGCCTATTCTCAGCATCGATCTCCCTTCTGGGTTGCATACAGATACAGGAGAAGTGCTAGGAAAAGCAGTTAAAGCAACGCGAACTTTTTGTTTGGGATTGTGGAAGCAAGGATTATTACAAGATCGAGCATTAGAGTATATCGGTACGGCAGAACTGATCGATTTTGACATCCCCACAGCAGATATACACGCTGTTTTGGAAGCGCCTAAAGTCAAGCGCGTGACGAGTGACTTGGCGATCGCCACTCTTCCCCTGACTCGTCCGCCTGTCACTCACAAGTACAAACAAGGGCATTTGTTACTCATTTGCGGTTCGCGACGCTATGCTGGCGGTGCATTACTGACGGCTTTAGGTGCTAGAGCAAGTGGTGTCGGAATGCTGTCGATCGCCGTACCTGAATCGATTAAACCCATCTTAAACGCGCAACTACCTGAAGCATTAGTTGTAGGTTGTCCCGAAACTGATAATGGCGCGATCGCCCAGCTCGATTTACCAGAAGGAACCGATTTAGAATCATTTCAAGCTATTGCCTGCGGTCCCGGTCTGACTTTAGAAGCCACGCCGATTATCCAGGGAGTTTTGAACAACGATTGTCCCCTAGTTCTGGATGCAGACGGTTTGAATATTCTTGCCATTTTGGGGACGCAAAAGTTATCGCGGCGATCGTCGCCAACCGTCCTCACACCTCATGCAGGAGAGTTTAAGCGTTTATTTCCCGATGCTCCTAGCCCGATGCAAGACCGCATTAGTGCTGTACGAGAAGCAGCGCAGACGAGCAAAGCAGTAGTATTGCTCAAGGGAGCGAGAACGGCGATCGCCAATCCATCAGGTCAAGTCTGGATTAATCCTGAGAGTACGCCTGCATTAGCACGGGGTGGGAGTGGCGATGTTTTAACTGGATTACTGGGGGGACTGCTCGCCCAGGCAACCGCACAACATATCTCAGTAGATGCGATCGCGGCGTGTGCGGCATGGTGGCACTCCCAAGCTGGCATTTTAGCAGAACGAGAAAGAACTCAAATCGGAGTAGATGCATTTACATTGACGCAGTTTTTGATTCCAGTTCTGCATCAATCTGTAGGATAG